In Bacillus thuringiensis, a genomic segment contains:
- a CDS encoding phage tail domain-containing protein: MFDIRIDNELGRDYHVCMVDRPLIPTATERVEYIRIPGRENGDLTKKDGFNDVEFTINFNALEDYNIKPLLRKIKRWLRNAKILSFTDDNVYRKIKSVDIGDIDNQFEEYGQFEVTFKSDPYEYIIEQPIELVTGMTVMNYGTLYSLPKFTITGSGTITVYVNGIAFQIKDVANSVVVDSDLLLCYSGSFPMNNKMIGNYPILKEGENTISWTGTVSKVELEIRGRYV, translated from the coding sequence GTGTTTGATATTAGGATCGATAATGAATTAGGACGGGACTACCATGTATGTATGGTAGACCGTCCGCTTATTCCGACGGCTACAGAAAGAGTTGAATACATTCGTATTCCAGGACGAGAAAACGGCGACCTGACGAAAAAAGACGGGTTTAATGATGTAGAATTTACAATTAACTTTAATGCATTAGAAGACTACAATATAAAACCTTTACTAAGAAAAATAAAACGATGGTTACGAAACGCTAAAATACTTTCATTTACTGATGATAACGTCTATAGAAAGATAAAAAGTGTGGACATAGGAGATATTGATAATCAATTCGAAGAGTATGGACAATTCGAAGTTACATTTAAGTCAGATCCCTATGAATATATTATTGAGCAACCTATCGAACTAGTAACCGGAATGACTGTTATGAACTATGGGACACTTTATTCATTGCCTAAATTCACCATTACAGGTAGCGGGACAATAACTGTATACGTAAATGGAATAGCCTTTCAAATTAAAGATGTTGCAAATTCAGTTGTTGTTGATTCTGATTTGTTGTTATGTTATTCCGGCAGTTTTCCAATGAATAATAAAATGATTGGTAACTACCCAATATTGAAAGAAGGCGAAAACACAATATCGTGGACAGGAACAGTCTCTAAAGTCGAACTAGAAATAAGGGGTAGATATGTGTGA
- a CDS encoding phage tail spike protein, which translates to MIKLYKPDETDFLHNGIGILSDAVHEATVQEDLNGVYVLSFKYPLFSPHGLDIKGQSLIQVPTPDGDQLFRVANPSASMGILSVFCYHVFYDLIDNFLEDTNIVGKTGIGALTQLKGALQYPSRFNFFSDIGKMNNARLVRMNPVEALLDTSKDNCFLNRWGGELKRDNFLVNILEKRGMDRGVKIQHKKNLLGYEASVDWQSPITKIMPIGFDGLLLPEKYVTSANVDKYINPKIKTVAFENVKAAIGEYADDEDAIPLKDAYELLRQKARAMFEIDRVDQPLASYKVSFQELSQTEEYKNFAVLQSVYMGDTVTVQHDEDGIYIQAKVISYKYDPVKERYIDITLGNFKDSFTSKTNKIDKIQDEVLNITTDINVGLSDADKRLNQLKDGLDTTNSNLNTTNGNLDTTNGKVNDLETNLDETNSNLNTTNGKVNDLETGLGTANDRIDGVEGQIQDLGPNILEQARQNATDLINSGFGSYVRVYPDRILIMDTNNEMTAKKVWQWNVNGLGYSSTGVNGPYGVAITKDGSIVADFIKTGTLDAGMVRTGFNEYGNTIKMMPEGLQSQVNGVKRMELNNLGQLMIYDADATRIGSLGYQYRVSDNSKGVTMNITPGRYLSFSVYNPTTDLHDPNFEIVDTTTTYGTRGIFAWRDMWMNARQLVLSDANLGAKKNYIQELLFTGSNTKRLGLISDTGIDFLLRENNANTAWAGLNSTSFYTYKPLHVYSGGISFNEDGTYLKGGIRKDATNKLLISNEGKTQFMYKEGDTSYVLIELSTWDRINFWKTLDMNGYSIINADIRSTLTNVNAASLSTYSLDTPEPIEKEMFAPLNSNETYTHVGNGSTVDGYTRIDLPDFLQYETENYHVFLSKYGRGDIWVSNRTETYFTVESDRDIDFSYEIKIVKKEPEVSKFGFRAATKRKPSIFDRHTEEKVLTESDIETVNNEGGLKQYEN; encoded by the coding sequence GTGATTAAACTTTATAAACCAGATGAAACAGACTTTTTACACAATGGTATTGGTATATTAAGTGATGCTGTTCATGAAGCGACTGTTCAAGAAGATTTAAATGGGGTTTACGTACTGTCATTCAAATATCCGTTATTCTCTCCACATGGATTAGATATAAAAGGGCAAAGTTTAATACAAGTACCAACACCAGATGGGGATCAGTTGTTTAGGGTAGCTAACCCTTCAGCTTCAATGGGGATTTTAAGTGTATTTTGTTATCACGTTTTCTATGATCTAATTGATAATTTTCTAGAGGATACAAATATTGTAGGTAAAACAGGGATAGGAGCGTTAACTCAATTAAAAGGTGCTCTACAATACCCTAGCCGATTTAATTTCTTCAGTGATATCGGAAAAATGAATAACGCCCGATTAGTACGAATGAATCCAGTAGAAGCCTTATTAGATACAAGTAAAGATAATTGTTTCTTGAATCGTTGGGGTGGAGAATTAAAAAGGGACAATTTCCTTGTAAATATTTTAGAAAAACGCGGAATGGATCGTGGTGTTAAAATCCAACATAAGAAAAATTTATTAGGATATGAAGCCAGTGTGGATTGGCAAAGTCCTATAACTAAAATAATGCCAATTGGTTTTGACGGTTTGCTTCTTCCTGAAAAGTATGTAACGAGCGCTAATGTGGACAAATACATTAATCCTAAGATCAAAACGGTGGCATTCGAAAATGTTAAAGCGGCTATAGGTGAGTACGCTGATGATGAAGACGCTATACCGTTGAAAGATGCTTATGAACTCTTAAGGCAGAAAGCACGCGCTATGTTTGAAATAGATCGTGTGGACCAGCCTTTAGCATCGTATAAAGTTAGTTTCCAAGAGTTATCCCAAACGGAAGAATATAAAAATTTCGCCGTTCTACAGTCTGTTTATATGGGTGATACGGTAACTGTGCAGCATGATGAAGACGGAATTTACATTCAAGCTAAAGTTATATCTTATAAGTATGATCCTGTAAAAGAGAGATACATTGATATAACGCTTGGTAATTTTAAAGATTCATTTACTAGTAAAACGAATAAGATTGATAAAATCCAAGATGAAGTTTTGAATATAACAACTGATATTAATGTAGGTCTTAGTGATGCTGACAAAAGGTTAAACCAATTGAAAGATGGTTTAGATACAACAAACAGCAACCTGAATACTACGAATGGTAATTTGGACACCACAAACGGAAAAGTTAATGATTTAGAAACCAATTTAGATGAGACGAATTCAAATTTAAATACTACAAATGGAAAGGTAAACGATTTAGAGACAGGATTAGGCACTGCTAACGACAGGATAGACGGCGTTGAAGGACAAATACAAGACTTAGGCCCTAACATTCTGGAACAAGCTAGACAGAACGCTACAGACCTTATAAACAGTGGTTTTGGTTCTTACGTTCGTGTTTATCCAGATCGTATTCTAATAATGGATACAAATAACGAAATGACCGCTAAAAAGGTTTGGCAATGGAATGTTAATGGATTAGGTTATTCGTCAACTGGTGTAAATGGACCATATGGCGTTGCGATAACAAAAGATGGATCAATAGTAGCGGATTTCATAAAGACTGGTACACTTGATGCCGGAATGGTTAGAACAGGTTTCAACGAATACGGTAACACTATTAAAATGATGCCAGAAGGTTTGCAATCACAAGTTAATGGCGTAAAACGAATGGAATTGAATAACCTGGGCCAATTAATGATTTATGATGCCGATGCTACTCGAATAGGGAGTTTAGGTTATCAATACCGTGTTTCCGATAACTCAAAAGGCGTTACCATGAACATTACACCAGGACGATATTTAAGTTTTTCTGTTTACAATCCAACTACTGATTTGCATGATCCGAACTTTGAAATAGTCGATACTACTACAACATACGGAACTAGAGGAATATTCGCATGGCGTGACATGTGGATGAATGCAAGACAGTTAGTTCTTTCCGATGCGAATTTAGGGGCTAAGAAAAATTATATTCAAGAATTATTATTTACCGGAAGCAATACAAAGAGATTAGGTTTAATTTCTGATACTGGTATTGATTTTCTGTTAAGGGAGAATAACGCTAATACAGCATGGGCCGGTTTGAATAGTACTAGTTTTTATACGTATAAACCGCTTCACGTTTACAGTGGCGGGATAAGTTTTAACGAAGACGGCACATATTTAAAAGGCGGGATAAGAAAAGACGCAACGAACAAATTACTCATTTCGAACGAAGGTAAAACGCAATTCATGTACAAAGAAGGTGATACTTCTTATGTTCTTATAGAATTATCAACCTGGGATCGTATCAACTTTTGGAAAACTTTAGACATGAATGGATATAGCATTATTAATGCCGATATTAGAAGTACATTAACAAACGTTAATGCGGCTTCACTTTCCACATATTCATTAGATACACCCGAACCGATTGAAAAAGAAATGTTTGCTCCTCTAAATTCAAATGAAACATATACGCATGTTGGCAATGGATCAACTGTGGATGGATATACACGGATCGACCTTCCTGACTTTTTACAATATGAAACTGAAAATTATCATGTATTTCTTAGTAAATATGGACGCGGTGATATTTGGGTATCGAATAGAACAGAAACATATTTTACTGTAGAAAGTGATAGAGATATAGATTTTTCGTATGAAATTAAAATTGTAAAAAAAGAACCTGAAGTTTCGAAATTTGGTTTCAGAGCTGCAACTAAAAGAAAACCTAGTATTTTTGACAGGCACACTGAAGAAAAAGTATTAACCGAAAGCGACATTGAAACCGTCAATAATGAAGGGGGGCTAAAACAATATGAAAATTAA
- a CDS encoding phage tail tape measure protein: MATPSKETVIKFRADTADYKNRVADINQENRALSQELKLVQSQMKLTGSDTDKLSATLSTLQKQYELSKQKTKEATDQLNRAKQVWGENSKEVQKAEEALRKAMLAESNLSNQVKTTTNSLREAQRAEADRNSESGKSKQRLEELKRAESELATESRRLQSQIALERAELDRSGNEAQKLAGTQDHLRRNLEMTGKSVANLERQLEAAVSAYGKNSREVSQLETRLNQARTAESQLRSEMERANVSMREQATQAENTGNKLSKLGQATKDIGGNLTGSVTPALGVAGAAATKWAVDFDSSQKQIQASLGLTEKGAENVGKVAEDVFRNGWGDSLDHVNQTVVKVWQNMEDVPLEEIQGVTEGVLALSKTFDIDLGETTRGANQLMKQYGMTGKEALDFITVGMQGGLDVSNEFLDNLAEYTPLFKQAGFTSKQMLDILKNGTQDGAYNLDYVNDLVKEYGIRIQDGSKSTTEAMGKMSAGTQQMWKEFQAGQRPASDVFYAIINDLKGMDNQVEATQLGVALMGTKFEDLGNKTVYSMGNATSSLGETEGAMGRLQKVQEDTFGVRFQKTFREFQEAMRPIGEMLLDLGEKIMPDVKNAVKSIADAFNSLSPEAQKTIAIIGGIATVLGPIMMILGPFISGIGTLAGWFMKLGPLISGLVGFIGMLAEGITIVVTVIAGFIGAPVAAVVAAIAGIIAIVVAAIAIFNNWGGITDWLKEKWTQFTTWFSELWSSLGETVSTKWQEFTTNLGVWWDSVVQYFSTKWEEFKTAWSDFWTSVGTKAQEIWDGILTWFSEMWDSFKQICDDVWTAIKDGFSAFWEGLKEVAQTAWNILFDIITLPLKLLLTVFILIWDQIKEPVTKFWEWIKPYIEQAWNAIKDTFNKYKDMLVDTISSLWDAVKTATSDTWNWITNTLQGIWDKIWGYVKDFGSKVYNTVKDNWNTISKVTSEVWDKVATFISDVWNKIKGYISEKINAAKETVSNGWNAVKDVTSRIWGTVSGAVSDAWGKISSIVSDKASAVKSKVSDNWNSISSVTSDVWGKVKGKVGDSWDGLSSKTSNVLNSIKGYVQRNWDSISSILEGVFRPINSVIRFFENLYNTISRIMGNIVSTITNAWNRAGGILNKLNPFSSFSFSMPFSADTASFASPASFASIAPMSADMPALARGFAPMASFASTGGSIGDAITKMNKSLTGNGLLSNLPNVANDAMSFAKGLTIMQPQQEIKNEVTFHTTVNNESDLNKMFEKADDWFAQKGQQLNIGIGRNNRV, encoded by the coding sequence GTGGCGACGCCTTCAAAAGAAACCGTAATCAAATTTAGGGCCGATACAGCCGATTATAAAAACAGGGTAGCGGATATAAACCAGGAGAACCGAGCGTTAAGTCAGGAATTAAAACTAGTTCAATCACAAATGAAATTGACTGGTTCTGATACTGACAAACTATCCGCTACTCTGTCCACACTTCAAAAACAATACGAACTATCTAAACAGAAAACTAAAGAAGCTACTGACCAATTAAACAGAGCGAAACAAGTGTGGGGTGAAAATTCTAAAGAAGTTCAAAAGGCTGAAGAAGCATTAAGAAAGGCTATGCTTGCCGAATCTAATTTATCTAATCAAGTTAAAACTACAACAAATTCTTTAAGAGAAGCACAAAGAGCAGAAGCAGACCGAAATAGCGAATCTGGTAAATCAAAACAAAGATTAGAAGAATTGAAGAGAGCTGAATCGGAACTCGCTACAGAATCAAGAAGACTACAATCTCAAATAGCGTTAGAACGAGCTGAATTAGATCGTTCTGGTAATGAAGCTCAAAAATTAGCAGGCACTCAAGACCATTTAAGAAGAAATTTAGAAATGACCGGAAAGTCTGTTGCTAATTTAGAGCGACAATTAGAGGCTGCTGTCAGTGCATACGGTAAAAATTCTAGGGAAGTATCGCAATTAGAAACAAGGTTAAACCAAGCTAGAACGGCTGAATCACAACTTAGATCAGAAATGGAACGTGCTAATGTTTCAATGCGCGAACAAGCCACACAAGCCGAAAACACAGGTAATAAATTAAGCAAATTAGGTCAAGCGACAAAAGATATAGGCGGCAATTTAACAGGATCAGTTACACCAGCGCTAGGCGTTGCGGGTGCTGCTGCTACAAAGTGGGCCGTTGATTTCGATTCTTCTCAAAAACAAATACAAGCATCATTAGGTTTGACGGAAAAAGGCGCTGAAAATGTAGGGAAGGTAGCTGAAGATGTTTTCAGAAATGGCTGGGGAGATAGTTTGGATCATGTTAACCAAACAGTCGTTAAAGTTTGGCAAAACATGGAGGATGTACCACTCGAAGAAATACAAGGGGTTACAGAAGGAGTTTTAGCTTTATCAAAGACATTCGATATCGATTTAGGTGAAACGACTCGCGGTGCTAACCAGCTAATGAAACAGTACGGAATGACAGGAAAAGAAGCCTTGGACTTCATTACTGTTGGTATGCAAGGTGGGCTTGATGTTTCAAATGAATTCCTTGATAACTTGGCCGAGTATACGCCGTTATTCAAACAAGCTGGTTTCACCTCTAAACAAATGTTAGATATCCTGAAAAATGGAACTCAAGACGGTGCGTACAACCTCGATTATGTCAATGACCTGGTTAAAGAATATGGGATTCGTATTCAAGATGGATCAAAGTCTACAACTGAAGCAATGGGAAAAATGTCAGCAGGAACACAGCAAATGTGGAAAGAATTCCAAGCGGGTCAACGTCCAGCTTCAGATGTCTTCTATGCTATCATAAACGATTTGAAGGGGATGGATAATCAAGTTGAAGCTACACAATTAGGCGTAGCGTTAATGGGAACGAAATTTGAAGATTTAGGGAACAAAACTGTTTATAGTATGGGAAATGCAACCAGTAGCCTTGGGGAAACCGAGGGTGCAATGGGGAGATTACAGAAAGTTCAAGAAGATACATTTGGTGTTAGATTTCAAAAGACATTCAGAGAATTTCAAGAAGCAATGAGACCTATTGGCGAAATGCTTTTAGACTTAGGCGAAAAAATCATGCCGGATGTAAAGAATGCAGTTAAATCTATTGCCGATGCATTTAATTCGTTATCACCAGAAGCTCAAAAAACGATAGCTATAATCGGTGGAATAGCAACTGTATTGGGGCCGATAATGATGATACTAGGACCATTTATAAGTGGTATAGGTACGTTAGCCGGTTGGTTTATGAAATTAGGACCGTTAATTAGTGGATTAGTTGGCTTTATCGGTATGTTAGCTGAAGGAATAACGATAGTTGTAACTGTAATTGCTGGTTTCATTGGCGCGCCAGTTGCCGCCGTTGTTGCTGCTATCGCTGGAATTATCGCAATTGTAGTAGCTGCTATAGCTATATTTAATAACTGGGGCGGTATAACTGATTGGTTAAAAGAAAAGTGGACTCAATTTACTACATGGTTTTCTGAATTATGGTCAAGTTTAGGGGAAACAGTTTCTACAAAATGGCAAGAATTCACAACTAATTTAGGTGTTTGGTGGGACAGTGTAGTTCAATATTTTTCTACAAAATGGGAAGAGTTTAAAACAGCATGGTCCGATTTCTGGACTAGCGTTGGTACGAAAGCACAAGAGATTTGGGACGGTATTTTAACATGGTTTTCTGAAATGTGGGATTCGTTCAAACAAATTTGTGATGATGTGTGGACAGCCATAAAGGATGGATTTTCTGCATTTTGGGAAGGTTTGAAAGAAGTTGCACAAACGGCTTGGAATATCTTGTTCGACATTATAACTTTACCACTTAAATTATTATTGACAGTTTTTATCTTGATTTGGGATCAAATAAAAGAACCTGTAACTAAATTTTGGGAATGGATAAAACCTTATATAGAACAAGCATGGAACGCTATAAAAGATACATTCAATAAATATAAAGATATGCTGGTTGACACTATATCGAGTTTGTGGGATGCAGTAAAAACAGCAACTTCCGATACCTGGAATTGGATTACTAATACTTTGCAAGGTATATGGGACAAGATTTGGGGTTATGTTAAAGATTTTGGAAGCAAAGTATACAATACTGTAAAAGATAATTGGAATACTATTTCTAAAGTAACATCTGAAGTTTGGGATAAAGTAGCAACTTTTATATCCGATGTTTGGAATAAAATTAAAGGTTACATTAGCGAAAAAATTAACGCTGCTAAAGAAACTGTTTCAAATGGCTGGAACGCGGTTAAAGATGTAACTTCTAGAATTTGGGGTACTGTTTCTGGCGCTGTTTCCGACGCTTGGGGCAAAATTTCTTCTATCGTATCTGATAAAGCAAGTGCTGTAAAAAGCAAAGTGTCCGATAACTGGAATTCTATTAGTTCAGTTACGTCAGATGTGTGGGGAAAAGTAAAAGGCAAAGTTGGCGATTCATGGGACGGTTTAAGTTCTAAAACGTCAAATGTCTTGAATTCTATTAAAGGATACGTGCAACGAAACTGGGATAGCATATCTAGCATATTGGAAGGCGTTTTCCGTCCTATCAATTCAGTAATTAGATTTTTCGAAAATCTTTATAACACAATTAGCAGAATCATGGGGAACATTGTAAGTACAATCACAAATGCATGGAATAGAGCAGGTGGTATTTTAAATAAATTGAATCCATTTTCAAGCTTTTCATTCTCAATGCCATTTAGTGCTGATACAGCAAGTTTTGCTTCTCCCGCTTCATTTGCATCTATAGCACCTATGTCTGCAGATATGCCAGCTTTAGCGCGTGGGTTTGCTCCTATGGCTTCATTTGCTTCGACTGGCGGATCAATTGGCGATGCAATAACAAAAATGAACAAGTCTTTAACTGGAAACGGTCTGCTTTCTAATCTTCCTAATGTAGCTAATGATGCGATGTCGTTTGCAAAAGGACTTACAATCATGCAGCCACAACAAGAAATTAAAAACGAGGTTACTTTCCACACTACTGTAAATAATGAAAGTGATCTTAATAAGATGTTTGAAAAAGCGGATGATTGGTTTGCTCAAAAAGGACAACAGTTAAACATTGGGATAGGGAGGAATAACCGTGTTTGA
- a CDS encoding phage holin family protein encodes MDRIDVLMKTFIATFGGFCGYFLGGWDTTLKVLLIMAAIDYITGVIAAGYNGELKSKVGFKGIAKKVVLFLLVGAASQADLAIGTNSAIREATIFFFIGNELLSLLENAGRMGIPLPQALTNAVEVLGGKQKQEEKKGDVQ; translated from the coding sequence GTGGATCGTATTGATGTATTAATGAAAACATTTATAGCTACGTTTGGTGGCTTCTGTGGGTACTTTTTGGGAGGATGGGATACAACATTGAAAGTTCTACTAATCATGGCAGCTATCGACTATATCACAGGAGTAATTGCAGCAGGTTATAACGGAGAATTAAAAAGTAAAGTTGGTTTCAAAGGCATCGCCAAAAAGGTGGTGCTTTTTCTTTTGGTCGGAGCAGCTTCTCAAGCTGATTTAGCAATAGGGACAAATAGTGCTATTCGTGAAGCTACAATCTTTTTCTTTATCGGAAATGAATTACTTTCACTTTTAGAAAATGCTGGTCGCATGGGAATTCCCCTTCCACAAGCTTTGACAAATGCAGTTGAAGTTTTGGGCGGTAAACAAAAACAAGAAGAGAAAAAGGGAGATGTTCAATAA
- a CDS encoding BppU family phage baseplate upper protein, with product MKIKLVLDINKTQQAQLNAVVTGRQGDKGTVTVNVFVVDGGVPYNLTGNTIYYEGLKPNNAYVRDTSGVKIINATQGNFEYTFRPETFGVAGIGKRSYFSIEQGGTVRASTQDFGLITLADAMTGNTMSGPYISELEELINLAQWLVDDINSRWTSINTQLTQLQNKLNTMDVVKRSGDTMTGPLSINGAGASTKKLAFQKDGTEVFNLYAFSNTHFGVRDVIGNKNVWEYNTTTGEFNVLTPMRSAGGVFTGQTTFDAPITIRGSAAAWDMRPYASGAYSKGVRHTINTTNNFYAVAPIDETGAANWSNQMALYGNTGVLDVRDLNIRVGANSNVVTKLKDGLATLILTENATNANSGYMPIADRRGNTVTVRMEVTRNVGSASALICTLPVDVRPANTVSMNFLANDGSVVGVNITWDGKVEMYTTGKQTKIVATYVVN from the coding sequence ATGAAAATTAAACTAGTATTGGATATAAACAAAACTCAGCAAGCGCAATTAAATGCAGTTGTTACTGGTCGTCAGGGAGATAAAGGAACTGTAACTGTAAATGTATTTGTTGTGGATGGAGGTGTTCCTTATAACTTAACTGGAAATACGATTTATTATGAAGGATTGAAACCTAATAATGCTTATGTCCGCGATACTTCCGGCGTTAAAATAATCAATGCTACGCAAGGTAATTTTGAATATACTTTTAGACCGGAAACGTTCGGTGTAGCTGGTATCGGAAAGAGATCATACTTTTCAATTGAACAAGGCGGAACTGTTAGAGCGTCTACTCAAGATTTCGGATTAATAACATTAGCTGATGCAATGACAGGGAATACAATGAGTGGACCGTATATTTCCGAATTAGAAGAATTGATTAATCTAGCACAATGGTTGGTAGATGATATTAATAGTAGATGGACTTCAATTAATACACAATTAACTCAATTGCAAAACAAATTGAATACAATGGATGTCGTGAAACGTAGTGGAGACACGATGACTGGACCGTTATCTATAAATGGTGCAGGAGCATCTACTAAAAAACTGGCATTTCAAAAAGACGGGACAGAAGTATTTAACTTATACGCTTTCTCTAATACCCATTTTGGGGTTCGTGACGTTATAGGGAATAAAAATGTTTGGGAATACAATACCACTACAGGCGAGTTTAATGTCTTAACACCTATGAGGTCGGCAGGTGGTGTGTTTACAGGTCAAACTACGTTCGACGCCCCTATCACAATAAGAGGCTCAGCAGCCGCTTGGGATATGCGTCCATACGCGTCAGGCGCTTACTCTAAGGGCGTTAGACACACGATAAACACGACAAATAACTTCTACGCAGTCGCTCCTATTGATGAAACAGGGGCAGCTAACTGGTCTAACCAAATGGCTCTTTACGGTAACACTGGAGTGCTTGACGTGAGAGACTTGAACATCCGTGTAGGAGCTAACTCCAATGTCGTAACTAAATTAAAGGACGGACTAGCTACTTTAATTCTTACAGAAAATGCTACAAACGCCAATTCTGGTTATATGCCAATAGCAGATAGAAGAGGTAATACAGTTACCGTTCGTATGGAGGTAACTAGAAACGTCGGGTCTGCTAGTGCTTTAATTTGTACACTACCTGTAGATGTTAGACCTGCTAACACTGTTAGTATGAACTTTTTAGCGAATGACGGTAGTGTCGTAGGTGTCAATATCACATGGGATGGAAAAGTCGAAATGTATACTACAGGCAAGCAAACGAAAATCGTAGCTACCTACGTAGTTAACTAA